One region of Vibrio sp. FE10 genomic DNA includes:
- a CDS encoding YccF domain-containing protein: protein MRTIGNIIWFLFGGVFMGLAWWFFGLLAFLTIVGIPWGRACFVMGNFSFFPFGQEAISRDELTNETDIGTSPLGMIGNIIWFLFAGIWLAIGHIMSAVACFITIIGIPFAIQHLKLAVISLAPIGKTVVDKREAEAARVRNYKG from the coding sequence ATGAGAACAATAGGAAACATCATTTGGTTTCTATTTGGTGGCGTATTTATGGGACTGGCTTGGTGGTTCTTCGGACTACTCGCATTCCTCACCATCGTTGGTATTCCATGGGGTAGAGCGTGTTTTGTAATGGGTAATTTCTCATTCTTCCCATTCGGCCAAGAAGCGATTTCACGTGATGAACTGACCAATGAAACTGACATCGGTACTAGCCCGCTCGGTATGATTGGTAACATCATTTGGTTCTTATTTGCAGGAATCTGGCTGGCGATTGGCCACATCATGTCAGCAGTAGCGTGTTTCATTACCATCATTGGTATTCCGTTTGCGATTCAGCACCTTAAGTTGGCGGTTATCTCATTGGCGCCAATCGGTAAAACGGTTGTCGATAAGCGTGAAGCAGAAGCGGCACGAGTAAGAAACTACAAAGGTTAA
- a CDS encoding threonine aldolase family protein: MSTDLRQQCNLLLSGHFDPTPAQTFAQMAEWCEAHDVAHDTYGDGDFIESFENKVADLLGYEAAVFVITGTMNQPTTLEIACQEKRNLLVAMHESSHIMRHERQGYQLQNRFNVLPVGNVFRTWNVDDLKAWPDEIAAALYELPMREIGGQLPEWEELEAIKQYCKEQSIHLHMDGARLWECGAYYQKSYSEIAQGFDTAYVSLYKGLNGLGGSLLLGDKAFVAKASAWMKRQGGNVYHRTPYVVSAAMQFDQRLELMPALYERTKQVYQILQDYPQFTVNPQQPQVNMLHLYLPVSYEDGIIARDNIAKKHKVWIGNPAISELPNQCKIEWYVGDNLLNLPDHELIDILDFISEELI, from the coding sequence ATGAGCACGGACTTGCGTCAACAATGTAATTTGCTGCTTTCTGGCCACTTCGATCCAACACCAGCCCAAACCTTCGCCCAAATGGCTGAATGGTGCGAAGCACATGATGTGGCTCACGATACCTATGGTGATGGCGATTTTATTGAGAGTTTCGAAAACAAAGTGGCTGATTTGCTCGGCTATGAGGCCGCCGTGTTTGTAATTACAGGCACCATGAACCAACCAACAACACTAGAGATTGCTTGCCAAGAAAAAAGAAACCTTTTAGTAGCGATGCATGAATCCAGCCATATTATGCGCCATGAACGCCAAGGGTATCAGCTCCAGAACCGTTTCAACGTACTTCCGGTTGGTAATGTATTTCGTACTTGGAATGTGGACGACTTAAAGGCTTGGCCTGATGAGATTGCTGCGGCATTGTATGAGTTGCCGATGCGAGAGATTGGTGGTCAATTGCCAGAGTGGGAAGAACTCGAAGCGATTAAGCAGTACTGCAAAGAACAATCGATTCATCTGCACATGGATGGTGCGCGCTTGTGGGAGTGCGGCGCGTATTACCAAAAGTCATATAGCGAGATTGCTCAAGGTTTCGATACCGCTTATGTTTCGCTCTATAAAGGGTTAAACGGCCTTGGTGGTTCTTTACTATTAGGTGATAAGGCGTTCGTAGCAAAAGCATCGGCATGGATGAAGCGTCAGGGCGGGAATGTTTATCATCGTACGCCTTATGTGGTTTCGGCAGCAATGCAGTTTGATCAACGACTCGAGTTGATGCCAGCTTTGTATGAGCGCACCAAACAGGTTTACCAGATATTACAAGATTACCCTCAATTCACGGTTAATCCGCAGCAGCCTCAAGTGAATATGCTGCATCTTTATCTACCAGTGAGTTATGAAGACGGCATTATCGCGCGAGACAATATTGCCAAGAAGCATAAGGTTTGGATAGGAAATCCAGCCATTAGCGAACTACCAAATCAATGTAAAATTGAGTGGTATGTGGGTGATAATTTATTAAATTTACCTGATCATGAGCTGATCGACATATTGGATTTTATTAGCGAAGAGCTGATTTAA
- a CDS encoding NAD(P)H-dependent oxidoreductase, whose translation MSKNRVLVLFAHPSQHRSEANKPLFEQAKRIDGVTCVDLYAEYPTFKINIDREQKRLLDHDIIIFQFPLYWYSTPAILKEWQDLVLEYGFAYGTDGNELQGKSLLCSITAGGKKDAYQTDGYNHFTIRELLHPIEQTASLCGMNYLAPLALFGSRTALEEGRIQDHVNSYKTLLEAFVAGEVDLKKASKAEKLNHYVDEMMSRG comes from the coding sequence ATGTCGAAAAATCGAGTCTTGGTGCTATTCGCCCACCCTTCTCAGCATCGCTCTGAAGCTAACAAACCCTTATTTGAGCAAGCCAAGCGCATTGATGGGGTAACCTGTGTCGATCTCTATGCGGAATATCCGACCTTCAAAATCAACATCGATCGCGAACAGAAACGCCTGTTGGACCATGACATCATCATTTTTCAGTTCCCTCTATATTGGTACTCAACACCCGCGATTCTTAAAGAGTGGCAAGACCTCGTCCTAGAATACGGATTTGCTTATGGCACCGACGGTAATGAACTGCAAGGTAAAAGCTTGTTATGCAGTATCACCGCTGGCGGCAAGAAAGATGCTTATCAGACTGACGGTTATAACCACTTCACCATACGTGAACTGCTTCACCCCATCGAACAAACGGCTTCTTTGTGCGGTATGAACTACTTGGCCCCGTTGGCTTTGTTTGGTTCACGTACAGCATTGGAAGAAGGCCGAATTCAAGATCACGTAAACAGCTATAAAACGCTTTTAGAGGCTTTTGTTGCGGGCGAAGTCGACCTTAAAAAGGCAAGCAAGGCTGAAAAGCTAAACCATTACGTTGATGAAATGATGAGCAGAGGTTAG